CTTGCCCGTAAGGGCTTTTTTTATTTTATGGAGGAGTTTGGATAGAGCACGAGAAATTGTAGAGGTTAAGGAGGGGAAAGAATGGCTACTTTTATTTATATGGTAAGGCACGGAGAGTCGCCAAAGCTACTCGGAGGAACTGAGAGGACACGTGGATTAACAGCGAAGGGGGAGGCGGATGCCCGTAAGATATCGGAAAAATTACGTCTCGAAGGAATTCAAGCCTTTTATTCAAGTCCATACCTTCGGGCTATACATACGATTTCTGGATTGGCGCAGGAGTTAGGGGCAGAGATTCAAAGTGTTGAAGATCTCCGAGAAATCCATTTTTCGGACGGAAATAAGATCATGTCTGACCAGGAGTTATATCCATTACTGACAACAATGTTTGCTGATCCGAATTTTGTTCCGGTTGGTGGGGAATCCATTCATGCGTGTCAGAAGCGATCAGTTAGCGTGCTGACAGAAATACTGAACAAACACAGTAGTCAAAAGGTTGCGATTGGAACTCACGGGGCAGTCATGACGCTTATGATGAATTATTTTGACGCCAAATATGATCTGAATTTTCTACTTCAAACCACAAAGCCGGATATTTATAAAATGGAGTTCGCAGGCGGAACTTTAATGGGTGTAGAGAGGTTATGATTAGGGGATGCCTACACCGCCGAGTCATCATCCCTTGAGCGTACGGACCCAGATGACGTTATTCCTTAGAAAGAGCTCCGTATTGGATGTTTTTTATGCCAATAGCTACTCTGGGGTCCGTTACCATTCCAAATGTAGGATATTGCTGCGTTTAAGGTCCGCTGTGTCCGATAGCGGCTTCGTACGCGAAAATGTTACTGAATCAATCAAAGCTTAAGGTCTAGATCAAGTAAGATTCGGCCTATGACCTGTACTTCCATTATGGGATTTACGGATTCACAGGCCAAGACGCTTTCATTCATAATGGTAGCCTGGCGTTAGGGCATGTTAGCTAGGGACCAGCCTTTCTTCTATCTACAAGCTATAGAATCGCTTAGTATTCGCAGTCAGTATCTCTTCCGCTTGGCAAGGGGTGTAGCCATGGAGCGCTCCCCAAGCGGCGGCGACGTCTCGAATCATAGATGGGTGAGTGACTCTACCCGCAAAAGGCCCTTCAAACGGCCAAGGACCATCGGTTTCCACCATGACAAGCTCTGGCGGATAGCGGCGGGCAATCTCCTGAATCTCCGGCTCATATTGGACATCAGGAGTGAAAGAGATATAGTAACCATTCTTAATCATACGGGCAATGGCTTCTTCAGGGCCCTTAAACCAGTGGAAGTGAGCACGCTTAATATTGTGTTTCTCTAGTAGATCACAGGCAATTAGCGCATCCTCATAAACAGCATGTAGCACAACTGGTTTATCCAGACGGGCGGCAAGTCCTAGCAGATGGTCAAGAAGCTGAATATAAGGCTCCATATCAAAGGCTTCGCCACGCTCTAGTGCTTCAGCACGCGAATAATAAGGCAATCCAATTTCACCCACAGCGATAAAATCCTCCCGAGCTTGACTCTCAATCCATTCCAATAGAGTGGATAGCTCATCTTCCTGTGGTAGTGGCTGCTCGGGATGAAATCCATAAGCTGGGCGGACCACACCGGGATATGTAGCTGCAAGACTTTGGGTGCGAACGCAAGAATCTAAATTCATGGAGACGGCGATCAGCGCTTCAATTCCCATGTTAGGCAGCCCACTCAGCATCTGTTCCATAGCTTCGTACTCATATTGCTCTAAATGTATATGTGCATCAATCATAGCTGCTTACCCTCTATGTAAGAGGCATACTCCTCATGAGGATCAAAGTGAATAGATTCAGGTTCCATTCCATCATTTCCCGTTTTGTATACAAGCGTTAGCGTGCCAATACTCTCCAAAAATCCAATATAAACATTAGTTTCCGCCTTCAGCTTTCCAGCCTCCACCATGTAGTAAGTAACAGCACCAATGCCTGCTTGTTCATCGAAATTGCCGTCCTTCGCACGATCCGGAAGTCGCAAAGTGACCATGGATGGAGTTGGGCCTTTCATCTGGATCTTAATCAGGAGATCTCCTTTTTCTTTGGAAATCGTTGACGAGACAAGCGCAGTAGCAGCTTTTTCTGCTGATGGGATAGTAACTTCTTTCCACGAATTAGGCTTAACAACGTGAATCTCCTGCATGGACATCCCCGTACCTGTTCCGAGCGGCAGTATGACAATGACTTCTTCCTGCCCATCCTTATCTATGTCAGCATAATGAATCTGAGGAGGATCATTTAGTAATCTGGGTGATTTCCAATTAAAAGTATGCTTTGTCCCATTGACCTCTACAATAAATCCTCTGTAGGTATCACCATCTTTAAGGACTGTATATAACTTAACTTTATCGTTCTCTTCAGCGATAGCGAGCGCTTGATTAGGCTTACGCACGGTAGTGCTTACGCTGCCTGATGTAATCATAACTGCGGTTTGCGAAGCATTCAGCTTCACATCCGCTCCGGAGAGACTGTTTAATGAATCGGCCGGAATATAGAAATTGCCGTTTCGTAGAATCGCAGGTCCCCCCAGCGCATTTTGATATCCGTCACCTTGCATATACTCATTGTCCGGCTTCAGAACATATCTACTACTTCCATCAGAGATGGTTAAGGTCTTCGAGGTATTATCCCATTTTTGTTCTGACGAGTAGTACTCCTTTAGTACTTTTGCAGGTACATAGACCTTATCACCTGAGAAAAAAGGCGGGAGAGAGGGAAGAACGGCTTCGCCGTCAACGATTAGCTTCAGTGGTGCTTCAGTAGTTTGTGTTTGGTTAATAGCCATTAATGTATCCATATCTATAGATGCCGATGCTCCGCATCCGGCCAAAAAGAGCGTGCTAGCTCCGATTACGATGATTTTATTCATAATTACCTCCGAGGATAAAGTCCAGTCCCCTTAAGTATAGAATAAATCAGCGCGTTGTAGGTCACTTTCTGTAAACAAAGCAGAGACAAGCTTGTTACGTTTGCTATTTATTTAAAAAGACGGTCCGATCAACATGCGATCGAGGATCTATCGTTAGACTTTTGCTATAGCGGATCTCCCCAATGGAACAACCCGGTCCGATGAAAATATCTTCACCGCAGACGAGATCAGCTGTCGTTCGATATAATGTGATGCTAGTTCCTTCAATTGTTTCGCAGGTAAGCTTCCGGCAGTAGTGCATCAGCGCATTAATTAGCTTGGAAGATGGCTTAACAGTAATGGTGCCGCTAGATCTCATGACCTCAAGTGTACTTTTGTTTCCTAAACGAATCTCAATCGATGTACCAGCGATTAATCTATTGATCTTCACAGCACCTTCGGCATAAAAGGTTTCGACTACAGCATCTTGTGCTACGGATAAGTATCCTGACGATTGAAGTCTGTCTGCTTGGATATGCTGAACACGGAGGCTTCCCAGATTGTTAACCTGATTTGCCCTACAGTGACCTCCAATCGAACATACACCTGATACTTTTAGATTAGATGTGGCAATATTTTTCTGCGTACTTAAATGGCCGACAACATCGACGGTAACCGCACGAACATCCTCTTGGAGGAACAGTGAACCTCTCACTTTCAGCGGTGGACCGATCATTTCTCTGAATTCAGTATCATAATCATTGGACATTTATAGGGAACCGCCTTTCGGAATGTATTTTAGTTATTAAAATATATATTTATTATAATATATAGTCAATATAGTATTTTGTGTTTATAAGCGACGGATTGTAATATGAAGTGCGACAGCTAAACAGAGAAAGCCCATGGGGATTCGTGTAGAATGAAGTTACCACACACCATTCACACAAGGAGAATCACACCATGGGTTACACTCATCTTAGCATAACGGAGCGAAGCAAACTAGAAGTACTATACGGATTGGGATGGTCTAGTCGAGCGATTGGGGCAGAACTTGGACGTCATCACTCCGTCATTGCCAGAGAACGGAAGCGAGGAGGCAAGGGAAATACCTATCTTGCTGAGACCGCTCAGATCGCGTATAGCGAACGTCGACAAGGGAGTAAGTCGACAGGTCGTTTCACCGCGGAACTGGCCGGAGAGATCAATGAGAAACTCCGACTTACCTGGTCGCCCGAGCAGATTGCTGAACAGCGTAGAGCCAGTGGTCAACCCTTCGTATGCTTCAAGACGATCTACCGTTGGCTATATGCAGGTCGTCTGGTTGCAGGCGAAGTAAAGGTGCTACGGCATAAGGGTAAACGACGTAAACCACTGGAGACACGTGGTCGATTCCTCGTGGGGAAAACCATTAGTCAACGGCCAAAGGGAGTACGAAAGAGAGATTCCTTCGGGCACTGGGAACTAGATACGGTGGTTTCCAGCCGAGGAAAAAGCCGTGCTTGTGCCGCGACCTTTATCGAGCGCAAGACACGGATGTATCTGGCCGTAAAGATGCCCGACCGTACCGCTCATTCGATGGAGATCGCCTTTGGTGTTGTGGCTAGCCAGTATCCGCAAGAAACTTTCCGAACGGCTACTGCGGATCGAGGAAAGGAATTCGCCTGCTATAGCGCTCTGGAAGCCTTTCATGGACTGGATGTCTACTTTGCTGATCCCTACTCGTCCTGGCAACGAGGGTCTAACGAGAATGGCAACGGACTCCTTCGAGAGTTCTTTCCCAAAGGCCATGATTTTGCACAAGTTTCAGATGAGGAGCTTGCCCACGCCCTAGATCTCATCAACCACCGCCCCCGGAAATGTCTGGGGTGGAAGTCTGCTCACGAATCTTTCATGTCCGAAGTGTCGCACTTAGCTTGACAATCCGTCAAGCATAAAAAAACACTGCCGTCAGTTTCCTGACAGGCAGTGTGTATAACAAAAAATACTAGTTCATCATTTTATCCATTAGGTCATTTATTTGTTCTAAGGTTTCGGAGATTTTATCCAGATCTGAGGTAGGAAAAGCCTCGAAAATATGACGGATCCGCCGATCGCCTTGTTCTGTAAGGACAATGTTTACGACTCTGCGGTCTTCCTTAGTCCGAACCCGTTCGATAAGACCGGCTTTTTCCATCTTATCGCACATAGAGGAAGCGGCTCCCGGTGTAATAACGAATCGTTCGGAGATGTCAGTAATGTTCAAGCTTCCTGTAAGCCGGAGTTGGAACAGCAGCAGAATCTGATTGTGAGTCAGGGTTTCCTGTTTGGTGATCATATCAATGAAAAACTGGGATTTCTGCTGCACATTTGCCATGGATTCCATAACCTTATGGATAGCATATTGTTTATCTTGCTCTGTGCTCATAGCCACGCTCCAATTTACTTTAGTTCTTAAAATATATAGAAGCTATAATAAGCTTGTCAAGTTAAGAGGTTTCTGGAGTACCTGCCGGATGGTTATGCATTTGATCACGCAGAGTTTTATAAGGACGATAACGGTGAAGTAATTAATAGTAAATATATTGATTTATATTTTATAAATGAAGCCACAGATGAGATTATTACTATGCAGCAGCGGCATGCTGATGAGGAAACGGCGTATGAAATGTCGACAAACGGTACAATAGAAAACGCGAAAATAAACGGAGTTGACGCTGTATTGAATAATGGCAAAGCTGTAGACTGGGAAGCTAATGGTGTGTTATACGGTGTAACATCAGCTAGCTTGGATAAGGATGATTTGATCAAAGTAGCAGAGTCTATCCACTAATCGATTAGATTAAGTAAGTGGCAGGTGGCTTATGCTGTTGATTGGAATGCAACTAAACTGGAAGCCCGCATTTTGCGGGCTTTTTGAATGTCGAAAAAGTCATCTAAAGGGGAAATTCTCCATGTAATTTTGTATTTTAACTCTATAATCAAAAGGTATAGGGAATCTCTCCCTATAATTCATAGGTTTTGGGCATAATTAAGGGTTTTCTTCGAATTTATAGGGAGCTATTCCGTATAAGCTCTCTATGCAGGTAGTTTTTGACCAAATTATAGGTAAGTATTACTAATATATTCCCTACTATCAATCACTTTATTTAAGAGGTAGTTACTTCAGGATTTAGATTCCCCCCTTTATTAAGTGAATATTTTTTAATTTTGCTAAAATAGATCGAACGATATATCCTCTATTTACCAATATATAGTGTAAGACCGAAGGAGGAGCGGCGGATGAAACATCCAATTAAAAATTCTAAGCTCATTACGCTTGCGCAAGCCGGCAGTCGTGAAGCGTTCAGTGAGTTATATGATGCAACGATCCGGGATGTGTATCAAACCGTTCATTTCCTCGTTCGTGAACCATTCGATGTGGATGATATTGTTCAAGATATTTATTTTCAGATGCACCGGTCTCTTGAAAGATTCGACGTGGACCGCCCCTTTAGGCCTTGGCTTATGGGATTGGTTATGCGGCAAATTTATGCCTATCGGAGGAAGAGATGGACGCATCTCCGAATCCTCAAAAAGGCAGAACATGCTGATCTGATCATGGAACACGAATTTACGAATGATGTCGTGGACAGGTTATCTAACCGTCGCCTGCTAGCAAGTGTAGATCGTCTTCCATTTAAGCTGAAGCAGGTGATTATTCTGCATTATTTAAACGAATATTCGCAGGAAGAAAGTGCTGCGATACTGGGTATCCCTCTCGGAACGGTGAAATCCCGTATTCATGCTGCACTGCACAAGCTTCGTCAAAAGCCAGACAATCATACTCTTTTTAAGGGAAAGGTGGAGGACCTGCATGAATTTCAATGAAGAGTTACGGACAGTTCTGCAGGGAGAGGCGAGAAACCTAAGTGCCCCACCGGAACTGAAGGAGCAAATACTAAATAGGACCGTAGCCAAACAAGGGGGAAGACGTATGAAGAAATGGCTCGTGGCAAGTATTATGGCGGCTGCACTATTAATTCCTACTGGAGTTTATGCCGGATATCATTATTTGGCAGACACCATGTATGGTTCGCAGGCAACCGCTGCTACGATTGGAGTCACCCAGAAACAATATGATAGGCTTGAGGCCAAACTGCAAAACGCGAAGCAAAGCTTTAACGAAGAGGAATTTACAAGGTTGATGTCCTTACTGAAGGAATTGGGTGTTTACAATCTGCAAATGGCCGATGCTGAAGGAGTCTTTCACTTAGAGCAGTTAAGTGCAAAGGATCAGAAGGCATATAAAGACTTACAAGCGGAGCTTAAACCTTATTTCCAACAAATGAATGAAGTGAAAACTCCTAAGGCATCAGCACAATCCATCGATAGAAATACTTTCTGGAATAACCTGCTTGAAAAAGCAAAGCAAAACCTTAGCGAAGAGGAGTTTCAGGAGATCGAACGATTAATAAATGAGTTACAAAGCTATGATGCCAAGGTATTTGATTCAGATGGCAGTGTTCATATGGAACGGCTTTCGAAAGAGGAGATACAAAACCAAGAGAAGTTAATGGAAGCGCTCGACCCTTATGTTAAAAAGATAGATTTAATGGTTAAGCCTAGCTCTTAGTTGAATTTATATGCATGTATTGAATAACTATGGATAGAATTATCATAAGAAAAGCCATCAGAAAAGGTCTATTACACCTTGCATTCTGGTGGTTTTTATCTTTTTCTAATCTAAAGTCTATACATTGCTCACTGAATAATTGCATGATGAAAAGTAATAGAAAAAAAAAGCATTTGACCAATGGAATAATTAGACATATTTTTATTAAAATACTATTAACTTATATATGAATTATGTTGGCGGAAGGTGGCTTTGATCATGAAGCAGATGACCATTCGTGCAGAACTGGCGGACTATCTCAAGAAGCATGGGACAACGATCAATCAGTTCGCAGAGGTGTCTAAAGTAAATTCAGGCACGATCAGTAATATCATCAATGGGAATCGTCCTATAGCCATGCAGCAATTAGATCGGATTACAGAAGGTATGGGATTAGAAGAAGGAAGCTACTATGATCTGTATGTGGATGAGTGTTTTGTACACTCCAATCCGAATTGGAGGCGACTTCGGCCATTTCTATCTCGCTGTGCAGAACTAGACAAGCTAGAATGTATTGCGCGGGTAGTTGGGATCATGATGGACAGCTTATCTTATATGCCTTCGTTATTCGATACTGCGGAAGATTTTTTTGTGCAAGGGAAGCATGAAGCAGCAGCGATGTTATATCAGAGTGTGGCAGAGAGTGAGAAGTATCAGCATTCAGAGCGGTTGGCTCTTTGCCAATACAGGTTGTTCACGATCGCTTTGGGTGAGGATCAGGATGCTAATTTGCGAGCGGCTGTGCAATTTGAAGGATTTGTTAATCGGCTTGATGAGGTGGACCAACTCAATGCGCTGAAAGATTTGGCGAATACATATAGTGCTTTGATATCATTCCAAATATGACCGGGCCAGAAAAAGTAGGCTCCAAAAAGAACCTGAAATACCAATATTCTCATATATTCTATATTCTTACGTTTTACGTTCAGTAGTTTATAGAGAGCTTGGAAATTATGATAGAGCTTTACATTATGTTAACCTTTACATGGATAAGAGCTGGATTGGTGAAGACACGGAAGAAGCTCTGCAGCTTATGAATCAATGTATGGAGTGGGCACGGGCTAATATTTACTTGCTGCGAATTTTAAAAGGGGATGTAACGGTGCTTCCGGAATATGTGGCATACATTGAACAAAGAAAGGAAGAGATCCCCTCAGGTCTGTTCAAAATCCTTCAAGCAGCTAATTACTATCAATTTAACGTGGATGATATTCTTCAACAGTTTGAGCAAAAAATATCAGATTGTAGAGATCATCAGCTAGAGATTAGATCCTATAATCAACAAATCTTCGAAGATAGATATACTAATTTGATGGCTGAAATAGCATTCTATTATATGAATAGGAATCAATTTGAGATTAGCATGGATTATATAATGGAAAGTTTAGAATATTCAGTAAAAATCAATAGCGAGTCATGTATAATAAAGTGTGCAGGAATGTTCGAACAACTTCGACATACAGCATCCTTAGAAACACTGAAGGAATATCAAAATCTAATTAGTAAGGTGCAGACAATCAACCAAAAGAAAAATGGCTTTGTTATTGGCAGGCTAGTATCCCTTGGAACACTTTTTTATAGTACTGCACTTCATTGTAAAATTTGGAATTTGACATATACCTCTAGTATATTAATTTGAGGAGGTTGTGTTAATGAATAATCCAGAAATTATCAAAAAAAGAATAGAGGGTGCTAGAGCCAAACTTTATTTGATGGAAAGGGAATACGGAGGATTGTTACATCCAAATGTGATCAGACAGTCGATGAGGTTGGATGAATTAATCAATCAGTACAATAAAGCCATACATAGTGATAACGAGAATTGAAACAAGAAACGGATCGTATAAATTGCTCTCTATTCAAAAGATAAGACCTACATAATGTTATTGCATTTCTGTATAAAACATAAAGCCAGCGTTATGCGTGGGCTTTTTTTGTTTGTATGTTCCTGAAAAATAAATCTAAGCCCCATGCTTGTCATGCCCGTCTGCATATTGCGGCCAAGTCCCTCATAGACATGTACTAATCAATGCATTCAAAACAGGTTAAGGGGATGATGTCATGCGCCGGACAATATGGGTACTCGCGATCATTATGAGCGTGGCCCTGGTGATGACGGGGTGCGGGAAGAAGGATGCCGCTTCCGTGGTCAAGGATTTGAACAATGTGGCCGACAAGTTGGAGAGTAAGCAGGGAACGTACCAAGCTTCAGGCACTATGACCCTGTTCACCGGCGAACAGCCGCAGGAGTATAAGGTAGAGGTATGGTACAAGAATCCTTCTTACTACCGGATCAGCTTGGCGAATGTTCAGAAGGATATTACGCAGATCGTGCTTCGTAATGATGAAGGAGTGTTCGTCCTCACACCAAGTATGAATAAGAGCTTCCGCTTCCAGAGTGATTGGCCGGACAATCAAGGTCAGGTTTATTTGTACCAGACGCTAGTTCGGGGCATTGTCTCAGATAACAATCGTCAATTTGTGGAAGATGGAGATAACTATGTGTTCGAAGTAGCCGCGAATTATCAAAGCAATGCCCTTGTGCGGCAGAAGATTTGGCTGGATAAAAAGACTTATGAGCCTAAACAGGTTCAAGTCTCTGATTCTGAAGCCAAGGTAGTTGTGGATGTGAAGTTTAACACCTTTAAATTCGATACGGATTTCACTAAGGATTCTTTTGATATGCAAAAGAATATGACCACAGGTGCTGCTTCAGAAAGCACAGTAGCTGAGGTTGATGAAAATGGAAATCCAGTTGTAGTTCCGGAGGGTCAGGAGCAGGAGGGGCAACCTGTCGCTGCTGAACTTGGTGACTTTGGGATCATTGAACCGGGGTATGTTCCGGCAGGTGTTGAGTTGAAGGACTCCCATAAAATGGAGGGCAACAAAGATCATGCCGTTCTCATCCGGTATGATGGGGTTTATCAATACACCATTATGGAAGCCCGTCCATTGGACCGTGCAGTAGCATTGGCTCCTGGAACACTGATAGATCTTGGTTTTACCGCAGGACTTCTGAGTGGTGATGAGCAGCAGACTTTGACTTGGATGTCTGAGGGTATAGAGTACAGGATTACAAGTGCTAATCTTCCTGTTAACGAAATGATGCAAATTGCCGCTTCTATGGAGGCACAATCGGGTAAATAATATAAAGTAGGCGGATACTGCGTTTTGTGGGATTCTTTCCTCTACAACGTAGTATCCGCCTTTCTATATTTGCCGGGGCTCTAGCACACATTGACAGCCACCTTCCGTAGCATTACCATGAGTACTAAGACAATAATCAATACAATGCAGCTATGACGTTTTACTACAACGTAAGAAGGTGACTTTGAAGTGCAAGCAAGCTATCGACCGACAGTAGCCGAAATTAATCTGGATGAATTGCGTGCCAATTACGAAGCCTTTCGCCGCTACTTGCCGGCAGAGACAAAGTTTATGGGATGCGTCAAAGGAAATGCGTACGGCCATGGAGCAGTGGAAGTGACACGGGAACTGGAAAGACTCGGAGCAGATTATGTTAGTGTGGCTTTTTTGGATGAAGCATTGGAGCTGCGTCAGGCGGGAATACTGATTCCTATACTGGTGCTTGGCTACACTTCTCCAGAAGGAATAGCCGTTGCCTGGGAGAACCATGTAACTGTAACACTGTTCACACCGGAAGTATTAGAGGCTATCAGACAGCTTCCTATAGATCCGGAACATCGGCTGAAGGTGCATATCAAGATTGATAGCGGGATGGGGAGACTGGGTCTTTTACCAGCGGACGCACCTGCATTTATCTCTGAAGTGCAGTCTGTTGCGCAGGCGGAGCTGGAGGGTTTGTTTACCCATTTTGCCAAGGCAGACGAACAAGACAAAAGCTATACACTGAAACAGCATCGACGGTTCATGAGCGTGGCGGAAACGCTGCGGGAGCAGAACAT
The window above is part of the Paenibacillus sp. FSL K6-0276 genome. Proteins encoded here:
- a CDS encoding histidine phosphatase family protein, whose translation is MATFIYMVRHGESPKLLGGTERTRGLTAKGEADARKISEKLRLEGIQAFYSSPYLRAIHTISGLAQELGAEIQSVEDLREIHFSDGNKIMSDQELYPLLTTMFADPNFVPVGGESIHACQKRSVSVLTEILNKHSSQKVAIGTHGAVMTLMMNYFDAKYDLNFLLQTTKPDIYKMEFAGGTLMGVERL
- a CDS encoding TatD family hydrolase, producing MIDAHIHLEQYEYEAMEQMLSGLPNMGIEALIAVSMNLDSCVRTQSLAATYPGVVRPAYGFHPEQPLPQEDELSTLLEWIESQAREDFIAVGEIGLPYYSRAEALERGEAFDMEPYIQLLDHLLGLAARLDKPVVLHAVYEDALIACDLLEKHNIKRAHFHWFKGPEEAIARMIKNGYYISFTPDVQYEPEIQEIARRYPPELVMVETDGPWPFEGPFAGRVTHPSMIRDVAAAWGALHGYTPCQAEEILTANTKRFYSL
- a CDS encoding stalk domain-containing protein codes for the protein MNKIIVIGASTLFLAGCGASASIDMDTLMAINQTQTTEAPLKLIVDGEAVLPSLPPFFSGDKVYVPAKVLKEYYSSEQKWDNTSKTLTISDGSSRYVLKPDNEYMQGDGYQNALGGPAILRNGNFYIPADSLNSLSGADVKLNASQTAVMITSGSVSTTVRKPNQALAIAEENDKVKLYTVLKDGDTYRGFIVEVNGTKHTFNWKSPRLLNDPPQIHYADIDKDGQEEVIVILPLGTGTGMSMQEIHVVKPNSWKEVTIPSAEKAATALVSSTISKEKGDLLIKIQMKGPTPSMVTLRLPDRAKDGNFDEQAGIGAVTYYMVEAGKLKAETNVYIGFLESIGTLTLVYKTGNDGMEPESIHFDPHEEYASYIEGKQL
- a CDS encoding IS30 family transposase, with protein sequence MGYTHLSITERSKLEVLYGLGWSSRAIGAELGRHHSVIARERKRGGKGNTYLAETAQIAYSERRQGSKSTGRFTAELAGEINEKLRLTWSPEQIAEQRRASGQPFVCFKTIYRWLYAGRLVAGEVKVLRHKGKRRKPLETRGRFLVGKTISQRPKGVRKRDSFGHWELDTVVSSRGKSRACAATFIERKTRMYLAVKMPDRTAHSMEIAFGVVASQYPQETFRTATADRGKEFACYSALEAFHGLDVYFADPYSSWQRGSNENGNGLLREFFPKGHDFAQVSDEELAHALDLINHRPRKCLGWKSAHESFMSEVSHLA
- a CDS encoding MarR family transcriptional regulator, with amino-acid sequence MSTEQDKQYAIHKVMESMANVQQKSQFFIDMITKQETLTHNQILLLFQLRLTGSLNITDISERFVITPGAASSMCDKMEKAGLIERVRTKEDRRVVNIVLTEQGDRRIRHIFEAFPTSDLDKISETLEQINDLMDKMMN
- a CDS encoding DUF4367 domain-containing protein, which produces MPDGYAFDHAEFYKDDNGEVINSKYIDLYFINEATDEIITMQQRHADEETAYEMSTNGTIENAKINGVDAVLNNGKAVDWEANGVLYGVTSASLDKDDLIKVAESIH
- a CDS encoding sigma-70 family RNA polymerase sigma factor; the encoded protein is MKHPIKNSKLITLAQAGSREAFSELYDATIRDVYQTVHFLVREPFDVDDIVQDIYFQMHRSLERFDVDRPFRPWLMGLVMRQIYAYRRKRWTHLRILKKAEHADLIMEHEFTNDVVDRLSNRRLLASVDRLPFKLKQVIILHYLNEYSQEESAAILGIPLGTVKSRIHAALHKLRQKPDNHTLFKGKVEDLHEFQ
- a CDS encoding DUF3600 domain-containing protein, which encodes MNFNEELRTVLQGEARNLSAPPELKEQILNRTVAKQGGRRMKKWLVASIMAAALLIPTGVYAGYHYLADTMYGSQATAATIGVTQKQYDRLEAKLQNAKQSFNEEEFTRLMSLLKELGVYNLQMADAEGVFHLEQLSAKDQKAYKDLQAELKPYFQQMNEVKTPKASAQSIDRNTFWNNLLEKAKQNLSEEEFQEIERLINELQSYDAKVFDSDGSVHMERLSKEEIQNQEKLMEALDPYVKKIDLMVKPSS
- a CDS encoding helix-turn-helix transcriptional regulator → MKQMTIRAELADYLKKHGTTINQFAEVSKVNSGTISNIINGNRPIAMQQLDRITEGMGLEEGSYYDLYVDECFVHSNPNWRRLRPFLSRCAELDKLECIARVVGIMMDSLSYMPSLFDTAEDFFVQGKHEAAAMLYQSVAESEKYQHSERLALCQYRLFTIALGEDQDANLRAAVQFEGFVNRLDEVDQLNALKDLANTYSALISFQI
- a CDS encoding aspartyl-phosphate phosphatase Spo0E family protein; translation: MNNPEIIKKRIEGARAKLYLMEREYGGLLHPNVIRQSMRLDELINQYNKAIHSDNEN
- a CDS encoding outer membrane lipoprotein carrier protein LolA — translated: MRRTIWVLAIIMSVALVMTGCGKKDAASVVKDLNNVADKLESKQGTYQASGTMTLFTGEQPQEYKVEVWYKNPSYYRISLANVQKDITQIVLRNDEGVFVLTPSMNKSFRFQSDWPDNQGQVYLYQTLVRGIVSDNNRQFVEDGDNYVFEVAANYQSNALVRQKIWLDKKTYEPKQVQVSDSEAKVVVDVKFNTFKFDTDFTKDSFDMQKNMTTGAASESTVAEVDENGNPVVVPEGQEQEGQPVAAELGDFGIIEPGYVPAGVELKDSHKMEGNKDHAVLIRYDGVYQYTIMEARPLDRAVALAPGTLIDLGFTAGLLSGDEQQTLTWMSEGIEYRITSANLPVNEMMQIAASMEAQSGK
- the alr gene encoding alanine racemase encodes the protein MQASYRPTVAEINLDELRANYEAFRRYLPAETKFMGCVKGNAYGHGAVEVTRELERLGADYVSVAFLDEALELRQAGILIPILVLGYTSPEGIAVAWENHVTVTLFTPEVLEAIRQLPIDPEHRLKVHIKIDSGMGRLGLLPADAPAFISEVQSVAQAELEGLFTHFAKADEQDKSYTLKQHRRFMSVAETLREQNIQIPIIHTGNSATAIDSPYLSSNMVRVGISLYGFYPSTEVNRQLVELHPVMTLKTQVVYVKSLSPYWGVSYGTRYVTDSEEIIATLPVGYADGYSRMLTGKAEVLIRGRRVPVVGTICMDQCMVSLKSFAEEAEQIKAGEEVVLIGRQADVMVTADELALHLGTIHYEVICMLAHRVPRVYIREGTLPKLVNALLQS